AAACAGCTTGAGAAAACACTACGCGGCTCACTTCGGGAAGCTTTCAGCGCTTATCATGAAGGCGATTATCCCAAAGCGGAAAAACAGTTTTCTATACTGGCGACACAGCAATTTATAGCGTTTGAAAAACAAATCCAGGGTCGCCAAGCCTTTGAAGCATTAGGAAATGGTGGGCAAATAACACGCGCCACATTGAATCTTCCAGATGACTGGGAAGGCGAAAATCAGGCCTATACTGCTGGATCACGTGCAAAAGCTCTGAGTGTATTTTCGCAGGCTCCGGCGGGCGCTCTACGCGTAACCTCCTCGCAGCTCTATTTTGTTCAAGGTGTAACAGAACTTCAGCAGAATAAACTTGAAGAGGCACGTAAATCTTTCCAAAAATCCCTTCGTTTGAACCGAACGAACATTGATTCCCGTATCGAGCTAGCGCTTCTCGATTTACGGAGCGGTGACCTTGAAGCACTACCTGAACAGTTTAAAAACATAGAAACTATCATTGAGAGGCTCTGTAGACGCGAAACCAAATGCGTGCAAATAGCAAGCAGCAAGAAGCGTTTTGAACAGGTTCAACTGGCGTATAATAACCACAGCTAATCTTATTCATAGAACAAGCGCAGGGGAACAAGTTCCTCTGCCAAACTGTCACATGTGACAGTCTGTCTAATGAAAATTTAATCAATCCCACCCAATATAGAACCTGTAGCCCACACCTATGTGAGGAGGTTCTTATGGCTCATTCACAAGCTCCACAAGGAGCCGAAATCCTTCATCATGAACCTAAAGGGTTCACAGATCATTTTGCTTACGGCTTTGTTAAAGCCCTGCGCTTTGTAGCGGATAGTTTTTTCGCGAAACGATATGGCCACCGTGCTGTGGTACTGGAAACTGTAGCAGCTGTTCCCGGTATGGTCGCTGGCCTGTTGCAGCACCTTAAGTGCCTAAGGCACATTCGAGATGATCAGGGCTGGATTCGTGAACTGCTTGATGAGGCAGAGAATGAGCGCATGCATTTGATGACATTTATCGAAGTAGCCAAACCTACATGGTTTGAACGTGCCGTAATTATGATCACTCAACTTATTTTCTATAATGTCTATTTCTTTCTCTATCTGTTCTCTGCAAAAACAGCGCACCGGGTTGTTGGCTACTTCGAAGAAGAAGCGGTTGTAAGCTATAGCCAATATCTTGAAGAAATTGATGCCGGACGCCACGCAAACACCGAAGCACCCCAAATCGCTATCGATTACTGGAACCTTGCAGAAGATGCCACACTGCGTGATGTGGTAATCGCCGTTCGTGATGATGAAGCAGGACATAGAGACCGAAATCATTATTTTGCAAACAGTTTAGAAGCTGGCGATCGGCCAAAAGGAAACAGCACGCTAGCTCATTCCTAGTTAAAACTACTACTCTCGCTGCTTCTTCCTACCCACCTCTCTTCCCAATGGGGAGAAGCAGCTCCTGTTCTCACGATCCTTTGAATAGACAGTTATTCCTATGCTGGTCATACAATTATGGGCCGGTAAACAGGATGATCTGCAATGGATGTATTAGACGATATTTTAAATACGCTGGATTTAAGAGGCGCACTTTATTTCAGGACGGACTTTTCTGGCCCTTGGGCTGTGACAGTCCCTGATTACGAGCAAGCGGCACGTTTCCATCTGGTTATCCAAGGGTCATGCAACATCAC
This DNA window, taken from Kordiimonas sp. SCSIO 12603, encodes the following:
- a CDS encoding tetratricopeptide repeat protein, translating into MLLKTLLGLQLIVSASSLAYTEKGNPLPVQPDEEIEINAKQLEKTLRGSLREAFSAYHEGDYPKAEKQFSILATQQFIAFEKQIQGRQAFEALGNGGQITRATLNLPDDWEGENQAYTAGSRAKALSVFSQAPAGALRVTSSQLYFVQGVTELQQNKLEEARKSFQKSLRLNRTNIDSRIELALLDLRSGDLEALPEQFKNIETIIERLCRRETKCVQIASSKKRFEQVQLAYNNHS
- a CDS encoding alternative oxidase, with product MAHSQAPQGAEILHHEPKGFTDHFAYGFVKALRFVADSFFAKRYGHRAVVLETVAAVPGMVAGLLQHLKCLRHIRDDQGWIRELLDEAENERMHLMTFIEVAKPTWFERAVIMITQLIFYNVYFFLYLFSAKTAHRVVGYFEEEAVVSYSQYLEEIDAGRHANTEAPQIAIDYWNLAEDATLRDVVIAVRDDEAGHRDRNHYFANSLEAGDRPKGNSTLAHS